Genomic window (Desulforapulum autotrophicum HRM2):
AAAACATAGATCTGAGATTATAAGAAATATCAGAAATAGATTGAAAAACAACCAGAAAACGCTACTTGTTTCGACCCAGGTCGTGGAGGCTGGTGTTGATCTTGATTTTGATTTTGGTATCAGAGAGTTTGCACCTCTTTACAGTATGATCCAAACCGCTGGCCGTGTTAACAGAGAAGGGACAAAAACTGGCGCAGTGCTTCAGGTCACAAATAAGATCGGTTTCAGCCCATACCATGGGAATGATTTATTAAAAAAAGAAGTTTCTGAATTGTTTCAGTCTCAAATGGAAGAAAATGAAATCCTGCCGATTCTTAAAAAATATTTTCAAATGGCAATAGAAAGAACCCCTCCAGATCCTATTTTGTTATCCCCCATGAAGGAGTTGAAATTTCAAACGGTACACAATCTTTTTATAGACAATTATATGAAAGAGATTCCAAACCTTAGTTCAGTCTTTATTGAAGTTGAAGTTGGTTTGTACAGTCAGTTTTATTATAAAATAGAGAGCCTTTATGAAGCGCTAAAACATCCAGGTATCTCCCTTGAAGAAAAAATGAACTACAGAAGCAGATTAAAAGGTGTTTTTAAAGAAATATCCCAATATGTCATCAACGTTTCCAGAGATGAAGTCGTTGATTTGAAAGATTTTTATAAAAACGTTGAAATACAAGTCTGCCCACATGAATTTATTGGAGATAAAAAAAGGTATTCTATTAATAAGGGTTGGTTGGGAGAAAAGAGCCTTGATATCCATTTTTAAAAATAAAGAATTTTAGAAAAATGAAAGATTGTTTACCCCAGAACTTAAGAGAACTTTTGATAACGCCTTCCATACTTATTGAATATACCTTTTGTCCTCGTTTTATTTATTTTATGTTCTCTTTAGACATTCCACAGAGAGAAGGCAACCGTTTTAAGGTGGTCAAGGGACGAAATATTCACCGTGAGAAAGCCGCTGCAAACAAAGAGTATCTTAGGAAAAAACTTGGTATTATTGAAAAACAGTCAGAAGTTTATCTAGCTTCGGATCGGTATCATCTTCGAGGGATCGTTGATGAAGTTTTAACCTTTTCCGACGGGACAATGGCCTCTCTTGATTATAAGTATTCACAATATAAAGAAATTAATTATAGAACGCATAAGATTCAGGCTATTTGTTATACCTTGCTGATTGAAGATAATTATAAACGTAAATCCCGGAAAGCGTTTATCGTTTATACAAGGTCAAAAAACAAGTTGATTGAATTTGATTTTACCGATAAAGACAGAGCTGAAATAAAAAGTATGATTGAAAACGTTTTGCATATTATCAAATCAGGATTTTTTCCTAAAAAAACAGCTTCCCAAAAGCGATGTTCAGATTGTACCTTTAATAAAATATGTGTGTGAAATTGTAGTATGTCCATTATAGGATAGAACAGTGAATATTATGCGTTTTCGTAGTCTGAAAATATTTCTTTATTGTTTGTTTTTAATAAAATAAGATATAAAATCAATTCGTTTAGGTCCTATTGGTGGGTGATAAATGTGGAATACCTGTATGCATTATATTCTAATAGATAAAAAATTGCTCTTTGAAAATTTGTATAAACATTTGTTATTAAAGATAGATATAACAGGATGAACCTGGAATGCCTGATCCACGACAACAAGGATTGAAACTCCTCACAGGGAATAGATGTCGGGTTTTCTGATGC
Coding sequences:
- the cas4 gene encoding CRISPR-associated protein Cas4 yields the protein MKDCLPQNLRELLITPSILIEYTFCPRFIYFMFSLDIPQREGNRFKVVKGRNIHREKAAANKEYLRKKLGIIEKQSEVYLASDRYHLRGIVDEVLTFSDGTMASLDYKYSQYKEINYRTHKIQAICYTLLIEDNYKRKSRKAFIVYTRSKNKLIEFDFTDKDRAEIKSMIENVLHIIKSGFFPKKTASQKRCSDCTFNKICV